Within Candidatus Brocadia sp., the genomic segment TTGAATAAAATGCCCATTTTCCATTCCATGAAGTGTTTCTCCCACTTTTATATTTACTGTAAAGGGCTGTCCAACCTTTACAGCACCCTGTATGGTAATAACGGGTACATGTTTCTTCGCGGTGTCCGCCGGACCTGTGGCCAGTGTGTTGATCTGACAAAACAAACTTGTTTCTGCCATTTTTATGCTCCATATTAAAATGTTTAAAAAGTTACATACACTTCTTCTTTAATGGTGTGAATACAATCTGGATAGCCTTTACAGGGCACACCGGGATGCAGCGCTCACACTCATCGCACTTGCGATGCGTAATTTCTGCCTTCTCATGTTTCATGATAATGGATTCCATAGGGCAAGCATGCAGACATTCTTCGCAACCGACACATTCTGCTTTATCTACAAAAATCATAATTTGCGTGCCTTTCAATAGCAGGAATACCACATCCATGAAGCCTCCTGCAAAAGGTTGTGAGATTATTCTGCCTTGACTTCAATCTTCCTTGGTTTTACATGTTCTGCTTTGGGCAAGACAAGAGATAAGACACCGTCAGACATCTTTGCCTCAATTTTATCCCTGTTAATGGCATCTGAGATAGCAAAGTGCCTGTGGTAATGCCCGATGTTATACTCATTATGTATTATTTTCTCATCAATATACGCCTCCAGAGAAACTTCACCATTGATAACTAATTCATTGTTTCGTATATCAATCGCAATGTTCTCAGTGCTTACTCCCGGCATATCGATTAAAATAGTAAAG encodes:
- a CDS encoding Hsp20/alpha crystallin family protein, whose product is METKEHPAIEKKKIAPDRCIVTGKGDWYFPLADIYETPDNFTILIDMPGVSTENIAIDIRNNELVINGEVSLEAYIDEKIIHNEYNIGHYHRHFAISDAINRDKIEAKMSDGVLSLVLPKAEHVKPRKIEVKAE
- a CDS encoding 4Fe-4S dicluster domain-containing protein, whose product is MFVDKAECVGCEECLHACPMESIIMKHEKAEITHRKCDECERCIPVCPVKAIQIVFTPLKKKCM